The DNA segment GGGCGCGCTCCGCCAGCGCCTCGGGCGAGAGCGCCGCCTCCTCGCCGGCGCGGATCCGCCGCCGTGCCTCCTCCAGCTCCAGGTCGAGGGCGCGCTTGACCAGCGAGGGCGGCTCGCCTTCGGCCCAGGCGCGGACGGCGGGATGGGCGAGGAGCTGGTGCATGGCCGGGAGGTCGCGCAGACGCGCCTCAGGCCCGGGGGTGGGATCGCCGGTAGACCTCATCGATGAACCCCTTCGTCAGGTGGGTGTAGATCTGGGTGGTGGCGATGTCCGCATGGCCCAGCAGCTCCTGGACCGAACGCAGGTCCGCGCCGTTCTCCAGGAGGTGGGTGGCGAAGGAATGGCGCAGCGTGTGCGGCGTGATCGCCTGCCGGATACCGGCGCGGCGGGCGTAGGCGCGCAGCAGCTTCCAGAACCCCTGGCGCGTCAGCCGGCCGCCGCGGGCGTTGACGAAGAGCGCCTCCTGCCGGCGCCCGCCCGCCAGCCGGGGCCGCGCCCACTCCAGGTAGAGGCGGAGCGCGGCCAGCGCGCGGCTGCCCACCGGCACGATCCGTTCGCGCGCGCCCTTGCCCCAGCAGCGGACGACCTCCTCCTCCAGATCCAGGTCGTTCAGGTTGAGCTGGACCAGCTCGGAGACCCGGAGGCCGCTGGCGTACATCAGCTCCAGCATGGCACGGTCGCGGCAGCCCCGCGGCGTCGCCGCGGGCGGCGTCTCCAGGAGCCGGTCCACTTCCTCCACCGTCAGGACGTGGGGCAGCCGCCGCGGCAGCGCGGGCCGGCCCACCTCGCGGGCGGGGTTGTCGCGGCGCACGCCCTCGCGCTGGAGGAAGCGGTAGAAGGCGCGCAGGGCGGCGACGCGGCGGGCGATGGTGGTGGGGGCGAGCTTCCTCCCGGTGAGGACGACGAGGTAGGCCGCGATGGCCTCGGAGTCCGCCGACTCCGGGCGCCCGCCGCGCAGCCGCAGGTAGGCGGCGAAGTCCTCCAGGTCCCGCCGGTAGGCGGCCACGGTATGCCGCGAGAGTGCCCGTTCCACGCCCAGGTAGGCGAGGAAGGCGGCCATGCGCGGGTCGCCCTCCCCGCCCGGCGTCGCGGGCGTCCCTGCCCTCTCAGTCGAGGAGCGTCTCGGCCGGCGTGAAGGCGAGTCCATGGGCCTCGGCCACGGCCTGGTAGGTGACGCGGCCGTCGTGGGTCTGCAGGCCGCGGGCCAGGCTGGGGTCGCGCCGGAGCGCCTCCCGCCATCCCAGCCCCGCCAGCTTCGCGGCGTACGGCAGGGTGGCGTTGGTCAGCGCGAAGGTGGAGGTGCGCGGCACCGCGCCCGGCATGTTGGCCACCGCGTAGTGGACGACGCCGTGGCGGACGTAGGTGGGGTTGCTGTGGGTGGTGACGTGGTCGCACGTCTCCACCGAGCCGCCCTGGTCGATGGCCACGTCGACGATGACCGAGCCCGGCTTCATCGTCCGGACCATCTCCTCGCTGACCAGGTGCGGCGCGCGTGCGCCCGGGACGAGGACGGCGCCCACCAGGATGTCGGCGCGGTGGACCGCCTCGGCGATGTTGCCGCGGTTGGAGGCCAGGGTGGTGATGCGGCCGCCGAAGATGTCGTCGAGGTAGCGCAGCCGGTCGGCGTCGATGTCCAGCACGGTGACGTGCGCCCCCAGGCCCAGCGCGATCTTGGCGGCGTTGACGCCGACCGTCCCCCCGCCCAGGATGACCACGTCGCCGCGGGGGACGCCGGGGACGCCGCCCAGGAGGACGCCCCTCCCGCCCTGGGGCGCCTCCAGGAAGTGGGCGCCGATCTGGACCGCCATGCGCCCGGCCACCTCGCTCATGGGGGTGAGGAGCGGGA comes from the Bacillota bacterium genome and includes:
- the ald gene encoding alanine dehydrogenase, with the protein product MRIGVPREIKEDEARVALTPAGAAALVHEGHQVLVESGAGLGSGFDDESYAQQGATVVPQAADAWTQVDLVLKVKEPLPQEFAYFRPGLILFTYLHLAAARELTLALLEGGVTAIAYETVQLPDRSLPLLTPMSEVAGRMAVQIGAHFLEAPQGGRGVLLGGVPGVPRGDVVILGGGTVGVNAAKIALGLGAHVTVLDIDADRLRYLDDIFGGRITTLASNRGNIAEAVHRADILVGAVLVPGARAPHLVSEEMVRTMKPGSVIVDVAIDQGGSVETCDHVTTHSNPTYVRHGVVHYAVANMPGAVPRTSTFALTNATLPYAAKLAGLGWREALRRDPSLARGLQTHDGRVTYQAVAEAHGLAFTPAETLLD
- the xerD gene encoding site-specific tyrosine recombinase XerD, with amino-acid sequence MAAFLAYLGVERALSRHTVAAYRRDLEDFAAYLRLRGGRPESADSEAIAAYLVVLTGRKLAPTTIARRVAALRAFYRFLQREGVRRDNPAREVGRPALPRRLPHVLTVEEVDRLLETPPAATPRGCRDRAMLELMYASGLRVSELVQLNLNDLDLEEEVVRCWGKGARERIVPVGSRALAALRLYLEWARPRLAGGRRQEALFVNARGGRLTRQGFWKLLRAYARRAGIRQAITPHTLRHSFATHLLENGADLRSVQELLGHADIATTQIYTHLTKGFIDEVYRRSHPRA